TCAGCGCTTCGCTGTCCTCGGTCTCGAACAGTAGTCCGGGGACCTGGATCGCGGTCATCACCGATCCGTCACGCAGCAGCAGCGTGCTCTCGTTGAGCATGCGCAAATAGGGCAGGCGATCGCCCGCGCGCGCTTCTTTCGCGCTCCAGGCGGCAGCCCCTTTCCACTTCGTCGTCATGCGATACCTTTCCGCTCAGGCTGCATAGGAGTTGCAGCCCCAGCGCTTGTAATTCTTGACCCGCGGGCACTTCGACACCCGGGTGATCCACAGGTCGAAGATGCGCGGCTCGCGCAGGCAGGCGAAATAGCCGATCCCGTGCATCACCGCGAAGACCAGCAGCGCCAGCCAGCTCCCGGTGATCAGGAACGCCTCGGTGGTCACCATCCCGTTGATGATGAAGTAGTTATATGTCACCCCCGCGAACATCTGCGGGCGCGTCAGCGCGCGGTGGACGGGATGGCGGACCAGCGCGGTCATCTCAGCCGGCCACGCCCTGGATACCGGCCACGATCGAAGCCGCGCCGAACAGGATGAACACGCCGATGATCACGGTCGCGCCGAAGCGCCAGTTGAGGCGGCCGGTCAGCATCATGAAGCCGACCGCGGCCACCGCCATCACCGCGACCGCGGTCGCGACATTGCCCAGCAGCGTGCCCTGCAGCCAGCCGAGCGCGGCGACGATCGGGCCCGAACCGGCCGGATCGGCAGCCTGCGCGAAAGCGGCGCTGGGGGTCATCAGGGCGGCCAGAACTGCCGGCAGGGTAAACTTGCGACTCAATTGATTACTCCCGTGAGTGGTCCGAAAGGCGGCCCATGATGGCCGCCACATAATGTTGCGTTTCGCGGATGCGCGGGACACCGCCCGCGCGGATCACGCGGCCGGGCCCGGCATTGTAGGCGGCGAGCGCCTTTTCGAGATCGCCATCGAAGCGGTCGAGCTGCTCGCGCAGGTAGCGCGCGCCGCCTTCGAGATTGGCGAAGGGATCGTCGGGGTCGACGCCGAGGTCGCGTGCCGTACCGGGCATCAGCTGCGCCAGGCCGCGTGCGCCCACTGGCGAGACCGCATTCGCGCGCCAGCGGCTTTCCTGCCACACCAGCGCCTCGATCAGCGTCGGGCTGAGATCGAACCGCGCGGCGAGTTCGGCCACCTTGGCCTGGTAATCGGCGGGAACGAGGCGCGCATGCTCGCCCGGATCGGCAATGGCGATGTCGGGCACGAAGATATCGGCCGGCACTTCGGCCAGCGGCGCGGCAAACCCCGGTTCGGCCGGGGCAGCGACCAGCGCGGCGCCCCCGCCGGTGATCCAGCGCGCGCCGTCCGTATCGATCTCCATAACATCCGCTTTCGCTGCGAAAGCGGTAAGCGCGGCGCAGGACAATCCCATCACCAGCGCCAAGCGTGCCAGAATCATTGCACCCTCCGTGCGGCCCCATTGGGCATACTACATGACAGGCGGGTGACAAAAAGCCGAATATCGCGGGAAAGTATTACGCCCCAAAAGGAAAAGGCCCGCCTCCCGGTAAGGAGACGAGCCCAATAGTGCCGCGATCTCGCGTAGATCTACCGGAGCGACAAGGCGTAATAGCGGGCGAATTCGCCCTTATCGAGCATGGCCAGCGCCTTGCGGGCGAGCCGGCGCGAATCCACCCAGTCACCCGCAGCGGTTTCCAGCTCGACGCTGTCGCGCGCGCCGGCAGCGGCTTCGAATTCGGTCCGCGCCGCATCATAGTCGCCCATGCGCGCGAGCGCGATTCCGTGATTGATCAGGCGGGCCGGATCGGCCGCGGCCAGTTCTTCGCAGTTTTCAATGGCCTGGCGGGCGGCGCGATTGTCGTTCGCGACCAGTTCCTCGTAGCCGACATCATAGCCGGCCTGGGGGCCCGGAACCGCTTCGACCGGTCCCTGCGCCAACAGGGCCAATGCAACGCTTGTGATGATCGCCATGACAGCTCTCCCTATTCATCTTGTGGGAGCGTTTATGCCGCCTTGTTACGATTGCTGCAATAAAACTGTAACGTTGTCATAATTGTGCAATCTGAGGGCCGATCGGGCTTTTTTTCGCAAAGCCCTTCGGTTCGTCGCACTAAGCGATGGATTTGCAACATAACGGTCACGAACCGAATAAAACTGTCAC
This genomic window from Qipengyuania sp. HL-TH1 contains:
- a CDS encoding lytic transglycosylase domain-containing protein, coding for MILARLALVMGLSCAALTAFAAKADVMEIDTDGARWITGGGAALVAAPAEPGFAAPLAEVPADIFVPDIAIADPGEHARLVPADYQAKVAELAARFDLSPTLIEALVWQESRWRANAVSPVGARGLAQLMPGTARDLGVDPDDPFANLEGGARYLREQLDRFDGDLEKALAAYNAGPGRVIRAGGVPRIRETQHYVAAIMGRLSDHSRE
- a CDS encoding TrbC/VirB2 family protein, encoding MSRKFTLPAVLAALMTPSAAFAQAADPAGSGPIVAALGWLQGTLLGNVATAVAVMAVAAVGFMMLTGRLNWRFGATVIIGVFILFGAASIVAGIQGVAG
- a CDS encoding type IV secretion system protein VirB3, coding for MTALVRHPVHRALTRPQMFAGVTYNYFIINGMVTTEAFLITGSWLALLVFAVMHGIGYFACLREPRIFDLWITRVSKCPRVKNYKRWGCNSYAA